The DNA region ATCAGGCGGAACGGCCCCATCGGATGCCCCAGCCCCTTGACTACGGCCGTATCCAGATCTTCAGGTGATATCACGCCGTCTCCCACTAAGTATACCGATTCGCGCCAGATGCTGTCCAGCACCCTGTTGACCGCGAAGCCCCTGATCTCTCTGTTTAACAATACGGGCGTCTTGCCGAGCCTGCGGGCGAATTCGAGGGCGGCTGTCACGGTCTCACCGGTCGTATGAGGCCCCTTTACGATCTCCACCAGCTCCATAACGAGAGCGGGGTTGAAGAAATGGACGTTGCACACGCGGCCGGGAGACCTCAACCCTTTCACCAGCTGGCTGCTCGGTATGGTGGAGCTGTTCGTGAAAAGCAGGGCCCTGTGGCTCGCTTCATCCGCCTCCTGGAACACCTGTTGCTTCGCCTGCAGGTTCTCCACCACAGCTTCCACGACGTAGTCCGCCGGGCGCACGCAGTCTTCAATCCGCTTCTCTATGAACAACCGGGTCCTGGCCTGCTCCGCGGCCGCAGGATCCAGTTTCCCTTTTTGTACCCTATCATCAAGGTAGGAAGCAGCCCATCGCTGGAAGTGCTCCGGCACCCCCTCCACACTGTCAAATACCCTTGTGTATAACCCCCTGAGCGCGCACAACAACGCTATCTGTGAGCCCATTTGACCGAGACCGATAACCCCGACAGTGCCACCCTCCATGGAGCCACCCCTCCCCGATTAAGGACTTTGCCGACGCGGGTCTCTTACCCGCGCCCCATTACGTCAGTCTAGGCGAACGAAGGGAACGCCACCAGTAGCAGAGTCACAACAAGTGACGCCACGAGCGTAAACGCCACTGTGATCCAGAACATCGGGACATAGGATTCTTTGTGATTGCAGCGGGTGTAGTTGAGCATCGTAATGACGCCGCCGTTGTGTGGTAGAGTGTCAAGGCCCGATGACCAGAACGAGGCCACGCGGTGCATGGCAGCGGGATTCACGCCCATCTGGCCGACGAAAATCGGGGCCAGGATAGGAAGCGCGATACCCAATCCACCAGAGGCAGAGCCGGTTATACCCGCAATAAGAGTGACGCTAATACCGGCCGCCATCAGCGGATTGCCGCCGAGCTTCGTGACAATGTCCACCGCCGCTTTGAACCCGGGCAGTGTGCCGATGACCGCCCCGAAGCCAACCGCGGCAGCCGTGTTCAGTACTGCGGGGGCCGAACCCAGAGCGCCCACGTTGATCGTAGACTGAATGTCGCGCAGGTACGGCTTCATCAGAACGAATCCCAGGATAATGCCCACAACAAGGGAGGTAACAATGTTGAGCTTAGCCACGTTCAACAGACAAAACACCACAACCAGCGGCAACAGTGCAACCCACGGCGACGGCAGGTTTTGATCGGTGACTATCTTGTCCTGAGGATGGGGCTCGTACTTCTCGCCGCCCTTCATTGCCGTTGTTATGGCCCTGTCCAGGTAAACGAGGGACATCCCGAATATCATGAGGCACCCGACAATGCCAGGGATCAGGCCGGCAGTGGGCGGCGTCTTGAGTATCGTGGCGGGAATGATGTTCTGCACCTGCGGCGTCCCCGGTCCTACCATCGCGAACGTGGCAAGGCCTGAAATCATGACGGCCGGTACGAATCGCCTTGGCATACCGAGTTCCTGGAACAGCGCGAGCGTGAGCGGGAATAACGCGAAGGTGGCGACCATGACGTTGACCCCGCCGTACCCGAGGATACCCCCCGCAAGGATGATCGCTGCAATGGCGGGAAGCCGCCTGCCCGAGCCGAATGCCTTCACAATGGCCCCGGCGATGGCCTTGGCCCCACCGGAGTCCTCGTAGAGCTTGCCCATTATGGTACCGAGTAGGAATACGGGGAACATGGATTGGACGAATCCAGCGGCGCCTTTCATGTACGTGTTCACGTAAGCCGGGAGCAGAGCCTCGCCCGAGAATGCCGCCGCGACAAGGGCGCAGATTGGGGCGATGACGTAGATCGAGAGACCCCTGTAAGCCAGGAACATCAGCAGTGCCAGCGATAATAAGATTCCGAAAAGGCCCATTGCTTCAACCTCCTTGGCGTTTTGGATGGACTCCGAAACCCTCGGGTCACGAGGGCTTCACCGCACCCTCGTGACCCGTTATCCGCCTAGATGACCCCCTCGGCCGCCAGCGTAGCGATGTCGTTTTCGCTCAGGCCGGCAAGCCTCGAGTAGACTTCGACGTTATGCTGCCCCAGAGTAGGCGGCGCAGCGTAAAGCTCCCCAGGCGTTTCGGACATCTTGATGTTCGAGTTTGGTAGGGTTACCCAACCTGCCGTGGGGTGCAATACCCTGGCAAGCATGTTCCTCCACTTGAGCTGCGGGTGTTCCACGACCTTGTCCGCCGTAAGCACGGGCCCGCACGGGACGCTCACCTCTTCGAGAGCGTTCACAACCTCGTCCGTGCTGTGCGCTGAAGTCCACTCCTCCACCACC from Bacillota bacterium includes:
- a CDS encoding 3-hydroxyacyl-CoA dehydrogenase family protein, which codes for MEGGTVGVIGLGQMGSQIALLCALRGLYTRVFDSVEGVPEHFQRWAASYLDDRVQKGKLDPAAAEQARTRLFIEKRIEDCVRPADYVVEAVVENLQAKQQVFQEADEASHRALLFTNSSTIPSSQLVKGLRSPGRVCNVHFFNPALVMELVEIVKGPHTTGETVTAALEFARRLGKTPVLLNREIRGFAVNRVLDSIWRESVYLVGDGVISPEDLDTAVVKGLGHPMGPFRLMDLVGIDLVYSTQEAAYRETGEARLAPSPLLATKVNKGETGKKSGKGWYSY
- a CDS encoding GntP family permease; the encoded protein is MGLFGILLSLALLMFLAYRGLSIYVIAPICALVAAAFSGEALLPAYVNTYMKGAAGFVQSMFPVFLLGTIMGKLYEDSGGAKAIAGAIVKAFGSGRRLPAIAAIILAGGILGYGGVNVMVATFALFPLTLALFQELGMPRRFVPAVMISGLATFAMVGPGTPQVQNIIPATILKTPPTAGLIPGIVGCLMIFGMSLVYLDRAITTAMKGGEKYEPHPQDKIVTDQNLPSPWVALLPLVVVFCLLNVAKLNIVTSLVVGIILGFVLMKPYLRDIQSTINVGALGSAPAVLNTAAAVGFGAVIGTLPGFKAAVDIVTKLGGNPLMAAGISVTLIAGITGSASGGLGIALPILAPIFVGQMGVNPAAMHRVASFWSSGLDTLPHNGGVITMLNYTRCNHKESYVPMFWITVAFTLVASLVVTLLLVAFPSFA